A stretch of the Pseudomonas helvetica genome encodes the following:
- a CDS encoding carbohydrate ABC transporter permease, which produces MSSVAVFSKASPFDALQRWLPKLVLAPSMLIVLVGFYGYIIWTFVLSFTNSSFMPSYKWVGLQQYVRLMENDRWWVASKNLAVFGGMFIGISLVLGVFLAVLLDQRIRKEGFIRTIYLYPMALSMIVTGTAWKWLLNPGLGLDKMLRDWGWEGFRLDWLVDQDRVVYCLVIAAVWQASGFVMAMFLAGLRGVDQSIIRAAQVDGASLPTIYLKIVLPSLRPVFFSAFMILAHIAIKSFDLVAAMTAGGPGYSSDLPAMFMYSFTFSRGQMGIGSASAMMMLGAILAILVPYLYSELRGKRHE; this is translated from the coding sequence ATGAGCTCTGTGGCGGTTTTCAGCAAAGCCTCACCGTTCGACGCACTGCAGCGCTGGCTTCCCAAACTGGTTTTGGCGCCGAGTATGCTGATCGTCCTGGTTGGCTTTTACGGTTACATCATCTGGACATTCGTTTTGTCCTTCACCAACTCCAGCTTCATGCCGAGCTACAAGTGGGTCGGCCTGCAGCAATACGTCCGGTTGATGGAGAACGACCGCTGGTGGGTCGCGAGCAAGAACCTCGCGGTCTTCGGCGGCATGTTCATCGGTATCAGCCTGGTGCTCGGGGTGTTTCTGGCGGTGCTGCTCGATCAGCGCATTCGCAAGGAAGGCTTCATCCGCACCATCTACCTGTACCCGATGGCGCTGTCGATGATCGTCACCGGTACTGCCTGGAAATGGCTGCTCAACCCAGGCCTGGGCCTGGACAAGATGCTGCGTGACTGGGGCTGGGAAGGCTTTCGCCTGGACTGGCTGGTGGATCAGGATCGCGTGGTTTACTGCCTGGTGATCGCTGCCGTATGGCAAGCCTCCGGGTTTGTGATGGCGATGTTTTTGGCCGGCCTGCGCGGTGTCGATCAGTCGATCATCCGTGCCGCTCAAGTCGACGGTGCGAGCCTGCCGACCATCTATTTGAAGATCGTCCTGCCAAGCCTGCGTCCGGTGTTTTTCAGCGCCTTCATGATCCTCGCGCACATCGCGATCAAGAGCTTCGACCTGGTGGCGGCGATGACCGCGGGCGGTCCGGGTTATTCCTCCGACTTGCCGGCAATGTTCATGTATTCCTTCACCTTCAGCCGTGGCCAGATGGGCATCGGTTCGGCGAGCGCGATGATGATGCTCGGCGCGATCCTGGCGATTCTGGTGCCGTACCTGTACTCCGAACTGCGAGGCAAACGCCATGAGTAA
- a CDS encoding ABC transporter substrate-binding protein produces the protein MNAISRLATVVSLATLFPLTAFPLSALAADSKGSVEVVHWWTSGGEKAAVDVLKAQVEKDGFTWKDGAVAGGGGATAMTVLKSRAVAGNPPGVAQIKGPDIQEWGSTGLLSTDALKGVSKAENWDGLLSKKVSDTVKYEGDYVAVPVNIHRVNWLWINPAVFKKAGIDKAPTTLEEFYAAGDKLKAAGFIALAHGGQPWQDSTVFEDVVLSVMGPEGYKKALVDLDQKTLSGPEMVKSFTELKKLTGYMDPNRAGRDWNIAAADVINGKAGMQMMGDWAKSEWTAAHKVAGKDYQCVPFPGTEKAFTYNIDSLAVFKLKADRTGDIAAQQDLAKVALGKDFQKVFSINKGSIPVRTDMLNDMSASGFDSCAQASAKDFLADEKTGGLQPSMAHNMATSLAVQGAIFDVVTNFMNDKSADPAKASAQLASAIKAAQ, from the coding sequence ATGAATGCGATTTCTCGCCTCGCCACTGTCGTTTCTCTTGCCACGCTGTTTCCCCTGACTGCATTTCCTCTCAGCGCCCTTGCCGCCGATTCCAAAGGTTCCGTGGAAGTCGTGCACTGGTGGACTTCGGGTGGTGAAAAAGCAGCGGTCGATGTCCTCAAGGCTCAAGTCGAAAAAGACGGCTTCACCTGGAAGGACGGTGCAGTCGCCGGCGGTGGTGGCGCTACGGCCATGACCGTACTCAAAAGCCGCGCCGTAGCGGGTAATCCGCCAGGCGTTGCGCAAATCAAAGGTCCGGATATCCAGGAGTGGGGCAGCACTGGCCTGCTCAGCACCGATGCGCTGAAAGGCGTTTCCAAAGCTGAAAACTGGGACGGCCTGCTCTCGAAGAAAGTCTCCGATACCGTCAAATACGAAGGCGATTACGTCGCCGTTCCGGTGAACATTCACCGCGTCAACTGGCTGTGGATCAACCCGGCGGTCTTCAAGAAAGCCGGTATCGACAAAGCCCCGACCACCCTCGAAGAGTTCTATGCCGCTGGCGACAAACTGAAAGCTGCGGGCTTCATTGCCCTGGCCCACGGTGGTCAGCCTTGGCAGGACAGCACCGTGTTTGAAGACGTGGTGCTCTCGGTCATGGGCCCTGAGGGCTACAAGAAAGCCCTGGTCGATCTGGACCAGAAAACCCTGTCCGGCCCGGAAATGGTCAAGTCCTTCACCGAGCTGAAAAAACTCACCGGCTACATGGACCCCAACCGCGCGGGCCGTGACTGGAACATCGCTGCCGCCGACGTGATCAACGGCAAGGCCGGCATGCAGATGATGGGTGACTGGGCCAAGAGCGAATGGACCGCCGCCCACAAGGTAGCGGGCAAGGACTATCAGTGCGTGCCGTTCCCTGGCACTGAAAAAGCCTTCACCTACAACATCGACTCTCTGGCGGTGTTCAAGCTCAAGGCTGATCGCACCGGCGATATCGCCGCTCAGCAAGACCTGGCCAAGGTCGCGCTGGGTAAAGACTTCCAGAAGGTCTTCAGCATCAACAAAGGTTCGATCCCGGTGCGCACCGACATGCTCAATGACATGAGCGCGTCGGGCTTCGACTCCTGCGCCCAGGCGTCGGCCAAGGACTTCCTGGCTGACGAGAAGACCGGCGGCCTGCAACCGAGCATGGCGCACAACATGGCCACTTCCCTGGCTGTGCAAGGCGCGATCTTCGATGTGGTGACCAACTTCATGAACGACAAGAGCGCTGACCCGGCCAAGGCCAGCGCCCAACTGGCATCGGCCATCAAAGCCGCCCAGTAA
- a CDS encoding AGE family epimerase/isomerase, producing the protein MNTAPPAFSSWLNAPAHQQWLADEGLRLLAFAKASKLSEGFGNLDEHGQLSADAQAHTMNTARMTHSFAMAHIQGLPGFAELVDHGINALNGPLRDAEFGGWFAAPDHRDGDTGKAAYLHAFVALAASSAVIAQRPGAEALLNDAIAIIEQHFWSEEEGAMRESFNRDWSEEEPYRGANSNMHATEAFLALADVTQDSRWLNRALRIVERVIHRHAASNDHLVVEHFDRDWQPLRDYNQANPADHFRPYGTTPGHGFEWSRLLLHLEAARGQAGMLTPGWLVSDAQQLFANNCLHGWDVDGAPGIVYTLDWDNRPVVRQRLHWVHCEASAAASALLKRTGEAQYETWYRRFWEFSDRNLIDRIHGSWHHELDPQNRPSAEIWGGKPDLYHAWQAVLIPRLPLAPSMASALAQGSVSVLM; encoded by the coding sequence ATGAACACCGCCCCTCCTGCTTTCAGCAGTTGGCTGAACGCACCTGCCCATCAGCAATGGCTGGCCGATGAAGGCTTGCGCCTGCTGGCTTTCGCCAAGGCCTCGAAGCTGTCCGAAGGCTTCGGCAACCTGGACGAACACGGCCAATTATCGGCTGACGCCCAGGCCCACACCATGAACACCGCCCGCATGACCCACAGCTTCGCCATGGCCCACATCCAAGGCTTACCGGGGTTTGCCGAGCTGGTGGATCACGGCATCAATGCCCTCAATGGCCCGCTGCGTGACGCCGAATTCGGTGGCTGGTTTGCGGCCCCCGATCACCGTGATGGCGATACCGGCAAGGCCGCTTATCTGCATGCTTTCGTGGCACTCGCGGCGAGTTCTGCGGTGATTGCCCAAAGGCCCGGTGCAGAGGCGTTGCTCAACGATGCCATCGCGATTATCGAGCAGCATTTCTGGAGCGAAGAGGAGGGCGCGATGCGCGAATCCTTTAATCGCGACTGGAGCGAAGAGGAACCCTATCGCGGTGCCAACAGCAACATGCACGCCACCGAAGCCTTTCTCGCGCTGGCCGATGTCACGCAGGACAGCCGTTGGCTGAACCGCGCCCTGCGGATTGTCGAACGGGTGATTCACCGGCACGCAGCGTCCAACGACCATTTGGTGGTCGAGCATTTTGATCGCGATTGGCAACCGTTGCGCGACTACAACCAGGCCAATCCGGCTGACCACTTCCGACCGTACGGCACCACGCCGGGCCATGGTTTCGAATGGTCACGACTGCTGTTGCACCTGGAGGCTGCACGCGGGCAGGCCGGGATGTTAACCCCCGGTTGGCTGGTGAGCGACGCGCAACAACTCTTCGCCAACAACTGCCTTCACGGATGGGACGTCGATGGCGCGCCAGGCATTGTCTACACCCTCGACTGGGACAATCGCCCGGTCGTGCGCCAGCGTTTGCACTGGGTTCACTGCGAAGCCAGTGCCGCCGCCAGTGCCTTGCTCAAGCGTACCGGTGAGGCGCAATACGAAACCTGGTACCGGCGTTTCTGGGAGTTCAGCGACCGCAACTTGATCGACCGGATTCACGGCAGCTGGCACCACGAACTCGACCCGCAAAACCGTCCGAGCGCCGAGATCTGGGGTGGCAAACCAGATCTTTATCACGCCTGGCAAGCGGTGTTGATTCCACGCTTGCCGCTGGCGCCGAGCATGGCCAGTGCATTGGCTCAAGGCTCTGTCTCGGTACTTATGTAA